A stretch of the Lineus longissimus chromosome 12, tnLinLong1.2, whole genome shotgun sequence genome encodes the following:
- the LOC135497292 gene encoding uncharacterized protein LOC135497292 — MTCKMWNESADTVKEDHINKKLKIENVEVDIYQGQVSLKNTSETSMVTHAPESKRMQIIAISNEEDTTPEVLGIIENQSDAQVFTATAQNLPHSNELPLTVKVVINGTQISDLEKITSPNTSTKKGKKAVKNSDSTRPATPQ; from the exons ATGACCTGCAAAATGTGGAATGAGAGCGCTGACACCGTTAAAGAAGACCACATCAATAAGAAACTCAAGATTGAAAACGTAGAAGTCGACATATACCAGGGGCAAGTTAGCCTAAAGAATACCTCTGAAACATCAATG GTAACACACGCACCAGAAAGCAAAAGGATGCAAATCATCGCCATTAGTAACGAAGAAGACACCACGCCAGAAGTCCTCGGCATCATAGAAAATCAGTCAGATGCACAAGTTTTCACAGCAACAGCACAGAACCTACCACACTCCAACGAGCTTCCACTCACTGTTAAAGTTGTAATTAACGGCACACAAATATCCGATTTGGAAAAGATTACGTCGCCTAACACGTCGACGAAGAAAGGGAAGAAAGCCGTAAAGAATTCAGACAGCACAAGACCTGCTACACCTCAGTGA